Proteins encoded together in one Benincasa hispida cultivar B227 chromosome 1, ASM972705v1, whole genome shotgun sequence window:
- the LOC120067145 gene encoding uncharacterized protein LOC120067145 isoform X2 produces the protein MTSSWRRSFGNVRSFIGNSMGGLRGSANLASWVVAGTLAYFLWVKPSQDLKREQQERAALAAVDPHRYIEKRKPIPDPQETGLIYGNKNTPRKPKE, from the coding sequence TTGGAGGAGATCGTTTGGGAATGTCAGGTCCTTCATCGGCAATTCGATGGGCGGTCTAAGAGGCAGTGCCAATCTCGCTTCTTGGGTTGTTGCTGGAACCCTCGCTTACTTCCTTTGGGTCAAGCCCTCCCAAGACCTCAAACGGGAACAGCAGGAAAGGGCTGCTCTAGCAGCTGTGGATCCTCATCGGTATATTGAGAAGCGGAAACCTATTCCCGATCCCCAGGAAACTGGTTTGATATACGGCAACAAGAATACACCTCGAAAACCCAAGGAATAA
- the LOC120067145 gene encoding uncharacterized protein LOC120067145 isoform X1 produces MTSSSWRRSFGNVRSFIGNSMGGLRGSANLASWVVAGTLAYFLWVKPSQDLKREQQERAALAAVDPHRYIEKRKPIPDPQETGLIYGNKNTPRKPKE; encoded by the coding sequence CAGTTGGAGGAGATCGTTTGGGAATGTCAGGTCCTTCATCGGCAATTCGATGGGCGGTCTAAGAGGCAGTGCCAATCTCGCTTCTTGGGTTGTTGCTGGAACCCTCGCTTACTTCCTTTGGGTCAAGCCCTCCCAAGACCTCAAACGGGAACAGCAGGAAAGGGCTGCTCTAGCAGCTGTGGATCCTCATCGGTATATTGAGAAGCGGAAACCTATTCCCGATCCCCAGGAAACTGGTTTGATATACGGCAACAAGAATACACCTCGAAAACCCAAGGAATAA